In the Scomber japonicus isolate fScoJap1 chromosome 18, fScoJap1.pri, whole genome shotgun sequence genome, one interval contains:
- the LOC128378197 gene encoding interferon-induced very large GTPase 1-like, whose translation MSEKTLEEINMKEKYQRESEKLLSRLHLQDKYEQKLTPADFLRINRSVKQHHDTSEKDLAHTFLQRLMMLDYRARYIPVKQDSTGGSNPKQQHTKTGDDFDVLFSTSLESDQPKQSHVHPMDVQMAVYHCSDSFLKQNMITKLSQCQYALPFLVPDPVTLDIECPLWTFRQIMKSWKITETKDDSNIVTMKSIPIYKAETPMVSFFRLGSLSLSKSQLMNTLINDRHSTFFHRNCPGSTKSRHLMDGVAEIAWYCPAGKPNDAFTDCIAFCNLHGDALMIEKQREILMEKSSVNVVLLPTLERGDKSWTVVSALLKSPEPLICLIVDNECGAVEMKEGKYKMGLKDRSWSDVSEELKGIIGKILSRPHASFQLETMAEVSGIRVDEDDTVCRKGKTAAMKIVDLLQGMDVSKIKDKYLPCQGRLWHDWCKINKEQYHLKGNIEKEKCKKQQKLEEIRQEQCSASCSKLMKLFTESLSSLPSEEKEYFLKWTQILLDALSTDDLSSILQKYDEKWSEVLTLKKKHDKSKQLMSKQTELEEISEKLQSATFGLEHIFREIGQIYEAHKSLQEQTEMEETDWSKYPELAAELMISGHPMELMDGDAGHVPLTWISSLLDEVIKKLGDKRVFVLSVLGVQSSGKSTMLNAMFGLQFAVSAGRCTKGAFMQLVKVSEEKKKDFKFDYVLVVDTEGLRALELAGNATLHHDNELATFVVGLGNMTLINIFGENPAEMQDVLQIVVQAFMRMKKVKLSPTCVFVHQNVSDIGAAEKNMDGKRRLQEKLDQMAKLAAKEEVCDAECFNDVIKFDVQKDVKYFAQLWEGSPPMAPPNPGYSESIQDLKNIILSKASQSAGTTLSQFKSKIKDLWNALLKENFVFSFKNTLEIAVYRKLEVQYANWTWTLRSNMLTIENQLHTRIENGKLDNVELSYLFKEMSKTYEEIKKGMKVYFDDDRDKEMLVQWRGRFESKIKEFHDEQVRGVKRKLDEVIQQKKACKKMDDKKTEFEKKLLQKSKELAQQLKDKAKDEEELQKQFNSVWSGWVTEFTGDTKPIEDINLEEEQMSILQELSIDWSLIDDSKSCENYKDISKIGDYYEYVTLNKNQELCNESQRYQDDKRQNRNTKGQGRLTTAWVSLKHFLGYGSTGQKEPLKSREDFPYEEQDLIRSLIDHVEQQSIDTIKSKPVATRGYSPTYLQEVAKNVKEKVTEFESERKYALKKEFTVDLLLYVFDKAGSWISDSHNKFRKSNDAVTFIESKKMQYYNIFRSFYKGNSSAVVLGELICEKLKVSTVKAVCNKTAIDLAGEMRCSFPAFSGNRLNLEKHVLKSLAKKEDFDGFINYIRRPRSQVESFIKEEVERYIYPKHKAKAQKILKKNVEDINKLVRQALFDATEKVKTRSGNTDMWLKEFSSLLKDVLTFDAISSENFNEINKFDFLKEEIKKGLTSIIEELGSLSLEKMKEFRLKPDQILIDQLCNCCWVTCPFCSAVCTNTLENHSPEDHSVPFHRPSGIKGWHFRNTVEMCIDFCTTNVASDRSFYPRHDSDKFIPFKQYRTGGPEYANWRITPDESKLAYWKWFVCRFQEQLEDHYSYKFQGFGEIPTEWKRYSKKEAIKSLDEMCQ comes from the coding sequence ATGTCAGAGAAGACTTTAGAAGAGATCAACATGAAGGAGAAATATcaaagagaaagtgaaaaacTGCTCAGCAGACTTCACCTTCAAGACAAATATGAACAAAAGTTGACACCAGCAGATTTTCTTAGAATAAATCGATCTGTAAAACAGCACCATGACACATCCGAGAAAGATCTAGCTCATACTTTTCTTCAGAGGTTGATGATGTTAGACTACAGAGCCAGATATATTCCTGTAAAACAAGACAGTACTGGGGGGAGCAACCCAAAGCAACAGCATACAAAAACAGGTGATGACTTTGATGTTCTTTTTAGTACCAGTCTAGAGTCTGATCAGCCAAAACAGTCTCATGTACATCCAATGGATGTTCAAATGGCAGTATATCACTGCTCAGACAGCTTTCTGAAGCAGAATATGATCACAAAGCTATCACAGTGTCAGTACGCCTTACCTTTCCTTGTTCCTGACCCAGTCACATTGGATATTGAGTGTCCTCTGTGGACATTCAGACAAATAATGAAAAGCTGGAAGATAACTGAAACCAAAGATGATTCAAACATTGTCACCATGAAGAGTATTCCCATTTACAAAGCTGAGACGCCCATGGTGTCATTTTTCCGTCTTGGTTCACTGTCACTGTCTAAATCTCAGCTGATGAACACTTTGATCAACGACCGTCACAGCACCTTCTTCCACAGAAACTGTCCAGGAAGCACCAAATCTCGCCATTTGATGGATGGTGTGGCAGAAATTGCCTGGTACTGCCCTGCTGGGAAACCCAATGATGCCTTCACTGACTGCATTGCCTTCTGTAATCTTCATGGTGATGCTCTGATGATTGAAAAACAGCGTGAAATACTGATGGAAAAATCTTCAGTCAATGTTGTTCTGTTACCAACTCTGGAGAGAGGTGACAAAAGTTGGACAGTTGTCTCAGCCCTTCTCAAGTCTCCAGAACCTCTGATATGTCTCATTGTTGATAATGAGTGTGGTGCAGTTGAGATGAAAGAGGGAAAATACAAAATGGGTCTGAAAGACAGAAGCTGGTCAGATGTTTCTGAAGAACTGAAAGGAATTATTGGAAAAATCTTGTCTAGACCACATGCATCCTTCCAGCTAGAAACCATGGCTGAGGTCTCTGGAATCAGAGTGGATGAAGATGACACAGTCTGCCGAAAAGGAAAAACTGCTGCTATGAAAATAGTGGATTTACTTCAAGGGATGGATGTTTCAAAGATCAAAGATAAATATCTCCCTTGTCAAGGCCGACTGTGGCATGATTGGTGCAAAATAAACAAGGAACAGTATCACCTCAAAGGAAATATTGAGAAGGAGAAATGCAAAAAGCAACAGAAATTGGAGGAAATACGTCAAGAACAATGTTCTGCTTCCTGTAGTAAACTGATGAAGTTGTTCACTGAAAGCCTCTCATCTCTGCcatcagaagaaaaagaatattTCCTGAAATGGACTCAGATCTTACTGGATGCACTCTCCACAGATGATCTGTCCTCAATTCTCCAAAAGTATGATGAGAAGTGGTCTGAGGTTTTGACTTTGAAGAAGAAGCATGATAAATCAAAACAGCTAATGAGCAAGCAAACTGAGCTTGAGGAAATATCAGAAAAACTGCAGTCAGCTACTTTTGGCTTAGAGCACATCTTTAGAGAAATCGGACAGATCTATGAAGCCCATAAATCTTTGCAGGAACAAACAGAGATGGAAGAGACTGACTGGTCTAAATACCCTGAGCTCGCTGCAGAGCTGATGATATCAGGACACCCAATGGAGCTGATGGATGGTGATGCAGGTCATGTGCCTTTAACATGGATCTCTAGTCTTTTAGATGAAGTCATCAAGAAACTGGGCGACAAGAGAGTTTTTGTTCTGTCAGTTTTAGGCGTACAAAGCAGTGGAAAATCCACCATGTTGAATGCCATGTTTGGATTACAGTTTGCTGTAAGTGCTGGCAGGTGCACCAAGGGTGCCTTCATGCAGCTGGTCAAAGTgtcagaggagaagaagaaagacttTAAGTTTGACTATGTTCTAGTGGTGGACACTGAAGGCCTGCGTGCTCTTGAGCTGGCAGGTAACGCCACTCTTCACCATGACAATGAACTGGCAACATTTGTCGTTGGTCTGGGAAACATGACATTGATCAACATCTTTGGAGAGAATCCAGCTGAGATGCAAGATGTCCTGCAGATTGTTGTTCAGGCTTTCATGAGGATGAAGAAAGTTAAACTTTCTCCaacttgtgtgtttgttcaccAGAATGTTTCAGATATTGGAGCTGCAGAGAAAAACATGGATGGAAAGAGACGACTGCAAGAAAAACTGGACCAGATGGCTAAACTAGCTGCCAAAGAGGAGGTTTGTGATGCTGAATGCTTCAATGATGTCATTAAATTTGATGTCCAGAAAGACGTGAAATACTTTGCCCAATTGTGGGAGGGAAGTCCACCCATGGCTCCTCCAAATCCAGGTTATAGTGAGAGCATCCAGGATTTAAAGAACATCATCCTTTCTAAAGCTTCACAGTCTGCTGGGACGACTCTCTCACAGTTCAAAAGCAAAATAAAGGACCTGTGGAATGCTCTACTGAAAGAAAactttgttttcagtttcaaaaACACACTTGAAATTGCAGTGTACAGAAAACTTGAGGTCCAATATGCGAACTGGACCTGGACCCTGAGGAGCAATATGTTGACCATTGAGAACCAGCTTCATACCAGGATTGAAAATGGAAAACTTGACAATGTGGAGCTCAGCtatctttttaaagaaatgagcAAAACATATGAAGAAATTAAGAAAGGCATGAAGGTGTACTTTGATGatgacagagacaaagaaatgTTAGTTCAGTGGCGAGGTCGATTTGAAAGCAAAATCAAAGAGTTTCATGATGAACAGGTGAGAGGAGTTAAAAGAAAACTGGATGAGGTCATTCAGCAGAAGAAGGCTTGTAAAAAGATGGATGACAAGAAGACAGAGTTTGAGAAGAAACTGCTACAAAAGAGCAAAGAGCTCGCTCAGCAGTTAAAAGACAAGGCCAAAGATGAAGAGGAACTCCAAAAGCAGTTCAACAGTGTTTGGAGTGGCTGGGTTACCGAATTCACGGGAGACACAAAACCTATTGAGGACATCAACCTGGAAGAAGAGCAAATGTCCATCCTTCAGGAGCTCAGTATTGATTGGTCTCTTATTGATGATTCAAAGAGCTGTGAAAACTACAAAGACATATCAAAGATTGGGGATTATTATGAGTATGTAACCCTGAACAAGAACCAAGAGCTCTGCAACGAAAGCCAACGATACCAAGATGATAAGAGGCAAAACAGGAACACAAAAGGGCAAGGAAGATTGACAACTGCATGGGTGTCcttgaaacattttttgggaTATGGATCAACAGGACAAAAAGAACCACTGAAATCAAGAGAAGATTTTCCATATGAAGAACAAGATCTGATCAGATCCCTCATTGATCATGTTGAACAACAGTCTATTGACACAATTAAGAGCAAACCTGTAGCTACAAGAGGCTACAGTCCAACTTACTTGCAAgaagtggccaaaaatgtcaaagagaAAGTGACAGAATTTGAATCAGAGAGGAAATATGCTCTGAAGAAGGAGTTTACAGTTGATctattactgtatgtttttgaCAAGGCAGGAAGTTGGATTTCAGACTCACACAACAAATTCAGGAAGAGCAATGATGCTGTAACTTTTATAGAAAGCAAAAAAATGCAGTATTACAACATTTTCAGAAGTTTCTACAAAGGAAACTCATCTGCTGTTGTGCTTGGAGAACTGATCTGTGAAAAACTGAAGGTTTCTACTGTTAAAGCTGTCTGTAACAAAACTGCCATTGATCTCGCTGGAGAGATGAGGTGCAGTTTCCCAGCATTCAGTGGGAACAGGTTGAACTTGGAGAAACATGTGTTGAAGTCACTGGCAAAGAAAGAAGACTTTGATGGTTTCATCAACTACATCCGACGCCCAAGGAGCCAAGTAGAGAGTTTCATaaaagaggaagtagagagaTACATCTACCCAAAACACAAAGCCAAAGCACAGAAAATACTCAAGAAAAATGTTGAAGACATCAATAAACTTGTGAGACAAGCTTTGTTCGATGCAacagaaaaagtcaaaactCGGAGCGGAAACACAGACATGTGGCTGAAGGAATTTTCCAGTTTGCTCAAAGATGTGCTGACATTTGACGCCATTAGTTCTGAAAATttcaatgaaataaacaaatttGACTTTCTTAAAGAAGAGATAAAGAAAGGACTTACATCTATCATTGAAGAGCTAGGCAGCCTCTCTttggaaaagatgaaggaattCAGGCTGAAGCCAGATCAAATCCTCAttgatcagctgtgtaactGCTGCTGGGTAACTTGTCCATTCTGTTCAGCTGTTTGTACAAACACCTTGGAAAATCACAGTCCTGAAGATCACAGTGTGCCTTTTCATCGACCCTCTGGGATCAAAGGATGGCACTTTAGAAACACGGTGGAGATGTGCATTGATTTTTGTACCACCAATGTTGCAAGTGATCGCAGTTTTTACCCTCGTCATGATTCAGACAAGTTCATTCCCTTTAAACAGTACCGTACTGGTGGCCCAGAATATGCTAACTGGAGAATTACTCCTGATGAGTCTAAGCTAGCGTACTGGAAATGGTTTGTATGTCGATTTCAAGAGCAGCTGGAAGACCACTATTCCTACAAATTCCAGGGGTTTGGTGAAATTCCCACCGAGTGGAAAAGGTACTCTAAAAAAGAAGCTATTAAAAGTCTGGATGAAATGTGTCAGTGA